A single Venturia canescens isolate UGA chromosome 1, ASM1945775v1, whole genome shotgun sequence DNA region contains:
- the LOC122412548 gene encoding cytochrome P450 6k1-like — MALLTAYWGLDGMILMTVSIICAYLFMTRKFLYWKKRGIDEITPTPFFGNFADCFLMKKSAGDFVKELYDRSPDIRYSGFYIFDRPFLLVRDPELAKNVLVRDANYFPDRYSESSPDDKLGSSNLFIIKNPAWKLLRTKLTPIFTSGKLKRMFQLMLVVGKDLDTHLKSLNLTGSGRVVELKELCAKYTTDLIGTTAYGLQVNSLNNPDAEFRKCGREIFEFNFWRSLELTSIFFSPQLVKPMGFQFFSKKNTKFLRYAFWDTIKERERSGLKRNDFVDLLVELKKSQAGSEESKIFEFDGDNLVAQAAIFFTGGFETSSTTLSLTLYELALSPDIQTKLREEINSGIESNNGDITYDMVTTLPYLDMVVSEALRKWPPLGFLDRVANADYKIPNSDDVIEKGTPVYISMLGLHYDPRYYPDPQKFDPERFSEENKKNRKAFVYMPFGDGPHICIGLRLGLLQVKLGLIHILSEYEVTPCKETMIPIRQNPKSMLTAPDGGVFLNLRKI, encoded by the exons ATGGCGTTACTAACCGCGTATTGGGGCCTCGATGGCATGATTCTAATGACAGTGTCAATCATATGTGCTTACTTATTCATGACGAGAAAATTTCTTTATTGGAAAAAACGCGGCATCGACGAGATAACCCCAACACCGTTTTTCGGTAATTTCGCCGAttgttttttgatgaaaaaatcggcTGGTGATTTCGTGAAGGAACTATACGATCGCTCGCCTGATATCCGATACAGTGGCTTCTACATATTTGATCGACCCTTTTTATTGGTGCGTGATCCGGAGCTTGCGAAAAATGTATTAGTGCGAGACGCTAATTATTTTCCGGATCGATACTCGGAATCTAGTCCCGACGACAAACTCGGCAGTTCTAATTTGTTCATAATCAAGAATCCAGCATGGAAACttcttcgaacaaaattaaCGCCGATATTCACTTCCGGAAAGCTCAAAAGAATGTTTCAACTCATGCTCGTTGTTGGCAAAGATCTTGACACCCATTTAAAGTCCCTCAACTTAACAG GCTCCGGCAGGGTCGTCGAACTCAAGGAATTGTGCGCGAAATATACAACTGACCTCATCGGCACGACTGCTTATGGTCTCCAAGTTAATTCTCTGAATAATCCTGATGCCGAATTCCGAAAATGCGGAcgcgaaatatttgaattcaACTTTTGGCGGAGCTTGGAATTGAcctcgatatttttctctccacaACTTGTGAAGCCAATgggatttcaatttttctcaaaaaaaaacacaaaattctTGCGATACGCTTTTTGGGATACGATTAAAGAACGTGAACGCTCCGGATTGAAACGCAACGACTTTGTCGACTTGCTTGTGGAACTCAAGAAGAGCCAAGCTGGCTCCGAGGAATCCAAAATTTTCG AATTTGACGGTGATAATTTGGTTGCGCAAGcggccatttttttcaccggtGGATTCGAAACCTCGTCAACGACTCTGAGTCTTACCTTATATGAACTGGCGCTTTCACCGGACATTCAAACGAAATTGCGTGAAGAGATAAACTCCGGGATCGAAAGTAACAACGGCGACATTACATACGACATg GTCACGACTCTTCCCTATCTCGACATGGTTGTATCTGAAGCACTGAGGAAGTGGCCGCCTCTAGGATTTCTAGATCGTGTCGCGAATGCCGACTACAAAATACCGAACTCGGATGACGTAATAGAAAAGGGAACTCCTGTATACATCTCGATGCTTGGACTGCATTACGACCCACGATACTATCCGGATCCTCAAAAATTCGATCCTGAGAGGTTCtcggaagaaaacaaaaaaaaccgaaaagcATTCGTGTACATGCCTTTCGGAGATGGGCCTCACATTTGTATCg GTCTGCGTTTGGGACTCTTACAAGTGAAGCTTGGTCTCATACATATTCTGTCGGAATACGAGGTAACGCCGTGCAAAGAAACGATGATACCTATTCGACAGAATCCAAAATCAATGTTAACAGCGCCTGATGGTGgagtttttttgaatttacgaaaaatttaa